The DNA segment gtcttcaattttttttctttgatacATGCACAGGCCGAAGAAAGCACAATCATGGTCCTTAATGAAAACGAGATTTCTTGTTTTCAGCATTATATCAAAGTAGTTAATCAATGAACTCTTCTCACTTAATTGGTGTGTCTGATGATAAAATAAACACACAAAATGGGATGTTTATGAACTTTATTTAGATATTCTCCAATTATTCATGACAACAGATGTGCACTACATTTGTTTTGAGTTGTCCATTTGTTGGTTTCTGCCAAACGAAGATGATTTCAAGACTAAACCAACCCTTTAAGACACTGTGAATCCACTCGACGCCCCGGTGAAATAGTTAACCGATGAGTCCTTGGATGTCTTAAACGATCCATAGTGTCTAAAACGATACACTCCGGGACTGACCTCTTGTGGCACTTGCCACTCAATAGTTGCGAGGCCATAGGGAGAGGGACCGAAAAACGGGCCGTCCCACTTGAAGTATAGGCAGAAATCGTCGTCATCATAAGCAGGCACCCATCGTCCCCCTTGAAGCATTTCGACCACAGCAAATGTCCCTTCTGTCAGCAGATCATACCTCGGATTTGAGCTCCAAAACGTCGCGTTTATCTTGTCTCCCTTCTTGAAAGAGCCCCCGCTCACGTCGAATTTTATGTCACCGAACTTTATCCCCGGTGGGGGAGCATCCCCGGATGGATCTTGCAAAAGACTAATTTGAACAGACGAGAGATCAGGAGGGATTAAACCGGTTCCGTTGTTTTTGTCTCCTTTCGCCATTGCTTGTGCAAGGTTCTTGAATTCTTGGACATACGCGGCTAACGTGTAAGGGCCGTAGAGCGTCGATGCACCCTGCACAATCATTTTACACTATAACAAATCACATTTCGGTACATTCAAAGGAAGCATGTGGCCTTCTTGGATTTTTCTTACCTCATACCGTTGCTGCTCATATTCTTCAAAAGTGGCTATATACTGAGAGTATGTGTTTGTTAGGCCTGCTATGAGTACATAGGTATCGTTGCTAAATTCTCCATTTCCAGAACTTATCAGTGTTTCTTTCACCGCCTCCCTTAGTCTTCTTCCAGCCATTGTCGTAAACTCTGCGGATTCGCCATTGCAAGGAAGTTGGTTCTTAGCTCCGGATTCAATTTACTTTTACTGCTAAAAGTTTGAATAGATTCATTACAGACCTCCTGGTACGGATAGAATGACAAGTTGCCCCAACCTCAGCATTTGAATTGGCAGAATTGCTGGCTGCAAGATTATGAAagtaaaatgaaataaatggCAGGAACTGAAAACCATCTTTTTTTATACACACATTTTCTTGGAAACAATGTACTTCTCAAGGTAATTAAACTATGGTACCGCCCAAGCATAAGGCCAAAACATTTCCCCAGTGTCGAGAAGAACAGTCTTCGGTTTTTGACAGTCGATTTGGTATTGGCTTGGTTCTTTAATGGCATCTCTTACCATCTTCCAGAACTCATTAATCTAATGAATTCAAAAAATTCAGACAGAAACATGATGAGAACATAATCCTAAATATAGTCACACTTTATGTAAATGCACTCGCCTCGCTATCCCCTTGCTGAAAACCGAAAATGCCCGGTCCATCAGTAGTCCCCGCGACAAAACCAGGTCCGAGAGCAGCAGGGCAAGTTTTCACCACCTGGTTTCCATCTAACACAACTTCAATGTTAGTGATATTCAGGTACACTAACCGGTGATCGATCTTTCCACTGATTTCCTCTTTAGCAGTCGAAAATAAGTCCACGGCCTTTTGAAACTGCCTCTCCCCTATGATTTTAGTGCTCAAAATCTCATCAGGATATCTGTAACAAAGATTTTGatcataaataaatcaaatatcttaATTTGAATGTTCATGTTAACTAAATTTGAACAAAGATAGTTACCCTGGTCCGCGGCCTACACAAAGCTGATCGTTGCCATGGCACGACGAGTGGTTGAAATCACAGGGCTTTCCACTGTCTAAGCAAAATGCTCCCAGCACGTTGGGGCTTACATCTCCAACATTGGATTGGCAAAACGCTCCTACAAACCGTGATCCATCCTGTTTCCTCACTTTCGAGCTTTGGCTAGTCGTTTTCTGGCACGGTTGCCCCCCTGTCGCATTGATTCTTGAAGCTTCCTCCACCAATGCACCTTTTCCAGTTTCATAATTCACAAACCAACCATTCAAAAACTCTTATCATACCATtcgacattttaaaaaaaatttaacaaaaaacTTACTTGAAACTCCTCTACCATTCTTCCAGGAAGAAACAGAGGAATTTTTGCTTGTGGAAGCGAACCAGTCTTCGAAAAACCGGGCAGCAGCGCCTTTGTTGTCGCCACTAACGAGCTTGTTGTCCCTGCTCATAGAAGTTCCATGTGTTGCAAACCAACTGAACGCACCAATGCTTTTCCCACTGTTTCTATCAACAAATTTCAAAAGGGTCATTGTTGTATCCACGTTTCTTGGATACATAGCCCTTTCCTCCGGCGGGTTCAACAGATATGCGCTAGGACTCCGGTTTATCCCCGCATTTTCTACATCTCCTGCAAGCCATAACTTGCCCATCAATATAACATATCAAGTACAGTTGAAATATGGTCATTAAATGCACATtgttcttgatttcttttttaACCTGTGTCGATAAAAATGGAACCAGGCCTTAGATTTTCATGAGCTTGGACAATGCTGAGCTCGATTGCAGTGACAATGGCGTCGAAAGACTGCGGAACGAATCCAAGAGAAGTGACTGAGTATGTTATATACTGTAAATATCCCCCTGGACCAGCATGTGTGTGAGTTCCACTTATCGCGACATTATTTTCGTCGTAAAGATTTCCATACCTTCATACCAGAACAGCCATTTCATTAGCTAAAAACTGTGTATGTAAACAGAAATTGatattgttgatgcatgttgGGCAAACTCATCCAATGTTACATAGTCGAAAACATTTGTAGTGCATCATGTATATCgactatatattttattatacctTGATTTTAGTCTCTCCATCACCTTAATAGTAACAAGTTGAGAAGCCATTCCTGCATCAAGGTTAACAAAAGCAATCCTATTTCCCTGTGTATCATTTTCGGCGACGATAAACGCTCTAGCCCTGAGTCGAAAATGTATGCCTCCGGTCACTTGTTCCATGTTAGCATATCCCATCATGTTTACTCCGGCTGCCGGGCCGGTCATGTCGTAGCTCCCCAATCCTATGAAGTACTCTGCATGGGCTGCAACTAGTATTGAGAAGTAAATTAGGAACAAACCTATGGAGATTAATGATGAATATTGATGTATGGAATGGCCATACATTTTGCCACTATTTTCAATTATGCATTAATGATTACAATGTAAAATCATggagatatatatataagttataACTTGTTACGAGGTTTGGTGTTTCTTGTCATGAGTGTTGATGGGGGATTGGTGATATTCTTAGTTGGCACAAGAAAAGATGCCTAGGCTGCTCCGATAAGGAAGATTGCTTTGTCTCTTCTTGTAGTCAGAATTGCAGCTTCTCCGGCAGAGTATTTTTTCTTCTCTCAATTATTTTTTGGgaaaaattagcattttagtcctgtatattggctttattttggttttggtcctgtatattgGCTTGTTTTGAAAAAGATCATGtaactttgtttttattttggatttagtcctacatgttgattgttttggttttggtcctataagttgacttaatttttgattttggtcctatacaaagttatgttttgaaaaaaagtacaggaatttggattttttttggatttggtcATATTAGTtgacttattttttttattttggtcatgGAAAAGAGACGGTTTTGACCAAATTAAGCTCGGTTAAGTTAGAATAAGTgcctatgttttttattttaaaataataaattaaatttagaatttagaagTTGACTTTCCAACTTCACCGCTTAagcttttataataaatatttttttatgattttataattaaataaattaggtttaaaatttagatgttgatcttctaattattttttaaaataataattatgttcTAAAAGGTACAATAACTtggtttttttttgtatttttcctcCGTCGTCGAAATTGGAGGGAGCAGCAAAATTTTGCTTAtttgcagtgttctaaaaagcacGCTTAAGCGGCGATCAAGCGTGATAAAAATGAAACATACCTAAAAAGATCTGCTTTTGAGAAAAGAGGAACAAAAAAAGTCAACCATAGTTGAAaacgataaaaaaaatatattaaagtgttactttttaaaagaaCGAAAGTATgctttaaatatatttttagttttttagttaattttgttaatttatgttGGAACTTATTTATATGATCATTAATAGGTGCTAAGTGGGCGAACACTTAgtgccaaataaataaataaataaaatcgaaGTTACAGTTGAGAACGATATAAATGAATGTTTGtttgttactttttaaaagagcaaaagtatgttacatttaatacattaaattaacatattttagattttattaaattatttatattaaaaaaagtttaagcgtaaaaaaatattttttttattagttagttgtaattatctcaaaccaataagcagataaaacatgaaagaataaaaaatatttattacaaatatAATTAAAGATCAACGTCTaaattccaaaacatgataacatacaggacgaaaaccaaaaaacaaaccaacttactggaccaaaaccaaaataagccaacatataggactaaatccaaaaaacaaatcgagttacaggatctttttcaaaacaagccaacatacaggaccaaaacaaaaaagaagccaacatacaggaccaaaatgctaattttccctATTTTTTGAAGTTGAATAGAAATAATGAATTAATAATTTCTCAAAAAAGACTAATAATAACGAAACAGAGTGTAAGGGCATCTCCAATTATGAGCCTATTTTCTAATGAACCTTCATTTTTGCCACGCTATATCAAAAGTTTAAAAcctaatattttttaaacattttttcCTCAATCATACAACCAAAAACACGATTTAAGGGTCTCAATACCTAATCACACGTTCATTCTCTCATTTTAATTTGTGACTTTTCTTTTTTAATGTTCACTTATATATT comes from the Henckelia pumila isolate YLH828 chromosome 1, ASM3356847v2, whole genome shotgun sequence genome and includes:
- the LOC140866093 gene encoding neutral ceramidase 2-like, with product MYGHSIHQYSSLISIGLFLIYFSILVAAHAEYFIGLGSYDMTGPAAGVNMMGYANMEQVTGGIHFRLRARAFIVAENDTQGNRIAFVNLDAGMASQLVTIKVMERLKSRYGNLYDENNVAISGTHTHAGPGGYLQYITYSVTSLGFVPQSFDAIVTAIELSIVQAHENLRPGSIFIDTGDVENAGINRSPSAYLLNPPEERAMYPRNVDTTMTLLKFVDRNSGKSIGAFSWFATHGTSMSRDNKLVSGDNKGAAARFFEDWFASTSKNSSVSSWKNGRGVSSALVEEASRINATGGQPCQKTTSQSSKVRKQDGSRFVGAFCQSNVGDVSPNVLGAFCLDSGKPCDFNHSSCHGNDQLCVGRGPGYPDEILSTKIIGERQFQKAVDLFSTAKEEISGKIDHRLVYLNITNIEVVLDGNQVVKTCPAALGPGFVAGTTDGPGIFGFQQGDSEINEFWKMVRDAIKEPSQYQIDCQKPKTVLLDTGEMFWPYAWAPAILPIQMLRLGQLVILSVPGEFTTMAGRRLREAVKETLISSGNGEFSNDTYVLIAGLTNTYSQYIATFEEYEQQRYEGASTLYGPYTLAAYVQEFKNLAQAMAKGDKNNGTGLIPPDLSSVQISLLQDPSGDAPPPGIKFGDIKFDVSGGSFKKGDKINATFWSSNPRYDLLTEGTFAVVEMLQGGRWVPAYDDDDFCLYFKWDGPFFGPSPYGLATIEWQVPQEVSPGVYRFRHYGSFKTSKDSSVNYFTGASSGFTVS